The following DNA comes from Nicotiana sylvestris chromosome 10, ASM39365v2, whole genome shotgun sequence.
gatgaaatggaggttagcgacgggagtcctgtgtgacaagaaagtgccactgttactgaaaggtaaattttatagggcagtggttaggcctgctatgttgtatgggaccgagtgttggccggtgaagatctcacacatccagaggatgaaagttgcagagatgaggatgttgaggtggatgtgcgggcatacaaggaaggataagattagaaatgaagatattcgagagaaggtgggtgtggcccccatggaggacaagatgcgggaagcaagactcagatggttcgggcacattcagaggaggaacactgatgcaccggtgagaaggtgtgaacgactggcggtggtgggtacgaggagaggtagagggagacctaagaagtattggggagaggtgatcaggcaggatatggcgcgacttagggttactgaggacatggccctaaacagggaattgtggagatcgagcattaaggttgtaggttaggggaaattgtgatgtcttttttacagcgcactagagtgagactagccagttaggaattagtcttaggatgctattgatcaactactgatgatgggctttatcttctgtgtattaataccttacatattctcgtatttcctatatctcttatattgctgttactttgtttttatggtatttatgttatgttatggattttatggtattttatgttgttttattatgagtctattgatagtactaatatagtgtctcttgttgcctctttgagccgagggtctcctggaaacagcctctctacccctcggggtagaggtaaggtctgcgtacatattacccccccagaccccacttgtgggattacactgggtggttgttgttgttgtctaagagagttgattttctttttcttttttcccttttttttttccaacTAAAATGGAGCTGCATTAATTTTTGTATAGGGTCAACTGATAGAAACACTATATTTgcataaaagtttttttttttaaaaaaaccatTCCGTATTCTAGGCTTATTGGCCCGACTAATTAGAACTTGTGTCGGGTACTCCAAGGGAGAGGTAAAGTGCTTCTTATAGAAGTTCTTTGTTCTCGGGCTCGAACCTAAGACATATAATCAAAAGGTAGAGGCATATGCACAAGTAACTAATGAACTCATAGCCAATATTCTAACAATACAATGTGCATTATGTTTATAATCCATATGTGCCAAGCgcttaaaccaaaaaaaaaataaaaaatcaaagaaaataacaacTACCTAGACAATTTAACCAATAAAAACTGTATACAGATTGTACTCAGGTACTATATACACAATGAAATAGTTACCAGCAAGTTTCAAATCCAACTCTGTTCTCACAATATCAATGTACATTCAAAGAAGCATGTCAATTGTGATCCAAACTTGGAATGATAAGTGAAGTCAAAATAACACAAATGAGTAAGCATTGCCTCTCTTTGCCAGCTTCAAATAGATGCCTCTCATCCTCAGAATTCTAAGTTTGCATAGTAATGTTTTCTCCAATAAGAAATGCTTCTATCTTCCATGATGCAAGAGGAGATCACAACCCGAGGCGGACATAATGTTTCAATTGAACCCAATAGTTTTACACGGCATAAATAATATATGTGTAGTATCAccaaaatttctacaaatacGAAGTTTTGAACCCATAATTGCAAAAAATGAATTCAGTGGTTTAAATCCTGCATCCGCCTCTGATCACAGCCCTTGTGAAATTGCTTCATACCTCATCCATAAGTTTCGGGGTTTCGCCCGTTGGCTTACTTTCTGTGTCTTTGGTTGTTTTTGGAAGGAGAATATTGCTCGTTGTTGGACTATTTCCCATGTCTTTGGTTTTGTGAAGGAGAAAAGTACCAGAGAGGATAGTTACAAAGCCACATAATTCTGTTATTATCTGTGTTGCATTCTGATGATCCCAGTCCTGCATCCCATAAAACAATTGTCAAGTTTGAACCTTTTTAGatgtaacaaaaaaaataaaataaggcaGCCCGATGCCCTAAGCTCCTGCTATGTGCGGGGTCCAAGGAAGGGCCGAACCACAAGGGTGTATTATATGCAATTTTATactctgcatttctgcaagaggctgtttccacggctcgaaccggTGACCTCCTGACTATTGTAACATTCAGATGAATAAACAATCAAGAAAAAACAGAACATATTTACAATTTGGCTAGTTGATAGGCTGGTAATTTGGCCACCAAGTGGAAAAAAATTACAATAAACTTCTTATTTTGCATAAGTGTATCTTCTAAACATATCCATTATACACAATTAGAGAATTCTTTTTCTTCTAAACATCATTTACTGCCCTTAAAATTACTCGATTTCATTATCTTTGCAACTATAATGAAGGAGATGGCGTCCAAATTACGGAAAGAGTTTAACTTCTATACGCAAATGGTGTAAAAGAACTCTTACAATATCAAGCTATCTAAAGATCTGGCAATTTTAAAACAGGTTAAAATACTGATAGTATAACAATTCTTTACACGCTCAGAGTGTATAAGTTAAATCCTTGCAGAAAATACGCTGTCTTTAAGAAGTGGAAGTTGATAAAACTAAAGAATGCTGGAAAGAGAATCACAAAACTGAATATTGAATTACCTTAAACATTATCATGCTGGCAAGAATGGTTAGTGTCGTAAACATGACATAATATACAGGAGAAACCACTGCTGTATTGAATGTGTCAAGTGCCTACAAAACACAGTAGCAGAGTCATAGTTAACATTATGAAGATAACAGGTGTAGCCATAAGATAGAAAAGGGCAGCTCGGTGCACTAAGCTTCCTCTATGCGCGGGGTTCGAGGAAGGGCCGAACTGCAATGGTTTAATGTACGcggccttaccctgcatttttaCAAGAGGCTGTTCCATaggctcgaactcgtgacctccCGGTCACATGCATGCATAATATATGAAAACATAAAATACACACTTGAAACTACAAACTAGTGACTCCTTTTCCCTATCAATTTTTAGTTCCAATCAATCATCTAAGTGGtaaaactaatatatatatatatatatatatatatatatatatatatatatatatatatatatatatatatatgtctcaAATGGAACTCTTTAGGAGTGAATTAAACCAGAAAATTTGCTGCTCGTTCAAACGTAAAATGAGGGAAGTTCAGTATAATATGGCTGAaaatacaaatcaacaacaacaacccagtgaattcccacaagtagggtctggggagggtagtgtgtatgcagaacttacccctaccctgggaggGTAGAGAGGTTGCTTTCAATAGACCTTCGGCTAAAGAAACAATGCAAAGAAGCAGCGACAACAAGTAATAACAACAATAAgttattaagaaaaccaaagcgAGCTGAAGAAACAAATCAGTTCTAATTTGCACTTAAAGGGAATCCAACAAATACCTTGTTCAAATAGTTCAGCTGTAAAAGGCAAAAGATTGTAACAAACACAGTAAATAACCATGTTTGGAAATACTTGAACTGATTCTTTCCTTCAAATGAAAGCTTAAGCGCGATTCCAACTGCTTTCACACCCATAACCTGAATAACCACAAGAGAAAAGTCAAGTGATAAGCATATGAAATGTATACAAGGAACCTTGAGCTGCAGGTGAAAACGCGTAAAAATAGAACATACTGACCGTGAGAGACCCCGTGAGAGAACAGATTCCGATGTAAATGACCATATACCTCTGCCCATAACGAGGCACAAACCGGAAAATAAGGACAATTACCAGCACCACGACTACGCATGTGTATATAATGAATCCTGTTCTTCTCAAAAACCTTTTGGTTAGTTCAAACAAATAAACACATGTAGATATTAACTAAACAAAGCAAGTGTTGCTATGCTGTTATTGTAAACTATTTCAGTCAAAAAGAGAGTGAATTGTTATACATAGTACTTGACCAATGTTTCAGCTATAAGGATTTCACCATATAGAGAAACGCCGATGCCTGTAAGGCAACAGTTGCCTCCCTATTTCTCCGCAACAACAACAAATGTGCTACTATACCAAGAAAGTTAGAatcggctatatgaatcctcactaaTCCTATCGCTCCATCTAAGCTCATTTCAGACCAATACCATGAAAAGTACTAGATGTTCACTAGCATATAAATCTTTGACCGGAAATTTTTCAGCAGGCGAAATGCAAGGTTAAGAAAATGAAAGAATGTAGCGGAGATTGCATTTGAGAAATTACCTGGCTCGGTTGCTAGGTACCAAACATCCATAACAGATTCAATTTTCCTTTCGAGTGGAGCATGTAAGACGATACTAACAGAGCCAACCAAACAGAGGACACAACCAACAATACCAAATATGTGCAATCTCTCCTTTAAAATAAAATGGGCTAACACTGCACTGCAAAGGAAAGTTATACATGAGTTTTTGAAACTAAAAAGAGCTTTTTCCAAGTAAAATTCTTCTGCAATAATGAATGCTACATTGGTTACATACCTCACAATTATACTTAAAGCCCCTAGAGGAGTCACAAGAATTGCCGGGGCATATGCATAAGCAGCAAAGTTAGCTCCCTCTCCAATTATCACTGCAAGCATATGCAAGTTTAGGATTATGATAATACTTCcaatactacatatatatatcaAAGATTATGCATGTACTTCAGAATTTGAACCGTACACGTTGGCGTGCCACCACGCCAACATGTGTGTATCACCCGCCATGCCAACATATGCAGTTCAATATCGATAAAGATCCCTTCTGCTTAAGGGGAAAACAACTGCATAACAATAACATACATTTAATTAAGTTTGAGTTATGTCTCTTACTAGTTAACATCCCAGCCCACCACATTGGTTCCAACAGATAAGAGTGGCCTCCTGAACCTGTTCAAAAGTTAACTATATTTAGAAATCAATATAACACAACTAGTCTATCCTAGCCTCAGTAGAAACAATAGAGAACATTATGAACCATACACTCAATGCAGGGGCAAAATCTCCATTAATAGCAATCACGCTGAATTTCCTAATTCACCAAATTTTATTAGGAGATTACAGCATCTCTACCTTCTCAAGGTAAGGGTAAGGTCGCATACACACCACACTCcttagaccccacttgtgggtttgttgttgttgttgttgctaacGTTATTGTTATTGTTAGTAGGAGATTACAATCATATAGTAATTTTCATCGTTCAAAAGCTTCCTATGAAAACCAATTCCTACAAGTACAAATTACATGTCCCCTTAACATAATGGAGGTCGTGGCGGAGACACCCTTCTATAAGGGGTGTCATCTGACACTGTTTCGCCAAAAAATTTCACGCACACAAACACACGCATAATAGACCGACACTGATTGAAAAATAAATGCAAAGTAAGCGTCAACTTGGGACTAGAAGTAAAGCATTAGAACCTCTATAGCCCCAAACCAAAACATATGTACAAGATGAGTTGTGATAATAGGTCGACAatactactacaacaacaacaacaacatacctagtatGATCTCACatgtggggtttggggaggataagatgtacgcagaccttactcctacttTGTGTAAGGTAGAGGAGTTGTTTATGATAGACGCTCGACTAATAACAACAACATAACCTCGACAGTGCTTGCACAAAATCCGGTGTACAACATTGTCTAAACCATAGGTATACATAAAACTACCCAATTTGATACCAATATAAGACAAAATGAAGTTAATATTTATATATCGTCCAACAATACCATACAAGGAATGCAAAAGATTTAAAAAGAATTATGCAAATGAGGAGATCAAGAAAGTGTACCTGCCCTTGTTCCTGTTGCACTAGCCTTTTTAAGGCCTTTCTTCTTAATAATAAAACTTGATCCAATAAAAATACTTGATGATATAGCTAATATAACTCCATGAACATTATCAGATATTCCtctcatttttataaaaaaaaaaatggagAGGATTAACAATTTAAGTTTCAGAAATTCAAAAACCAACTTCTATCTGCATTAATGAAAACCCTgcaatcaaaaatgaaaaaaaaatcacattATCACAACAAATTACATGCACAATATACAAATTCaattaaatataatatttttccAGAAAACAATATATAACTCGAACCTTTTGGGTTTGTTTTGCATGTAATAAAGTGGCTAAAGATATAAAACATCGCCCTTTATCCCAATATAGATGAATTTAAGATAAAGGGTCGATGAAAAAAGTTTATGTTACTAcaaaatattgtttaaatttTCGATATATTTCAACTTTTTCTTTAGCCAGCTTCTATGTCTCTCATTTTTATCTGGCAGaatatacttttttttttctttctttctgtatttctttttctctctcttctgaGATAGAAGAAACGTCATACTACGAGAAATACGTTACACTTGAGATTCAGAAATAAATTTGTACACACAAATGTAAAGCCACTTTTTTATGGTTTGTTTTCAGAATCCCACGTTGTTAATCTTGTATTGGCTTTTTTAGTTTGTACTTTGGTCCCCCAACTTTTCTTCTACCCTTTTaccacttttttttttaattaaaactttTTTTATTACATAGGTAAAAGGAAAAAGGAGAG
Coding sequences within:
- the LOC104222436 gene encoding probable magnesium transporter NIPA2, whose protein sequence is MRGISDNVHGVILAISSSIFIGSSFIIKKKGLKKASATGTRAGSGGHSYLLEPMWWAGMLTMIIGEGANFAAYAYAPAILVTPLGALSIIVSAVLAHFILKERLHIFGIVGCVLCLVGSVSIVLHAPLERKIESVMDVWYLATEPGFIIYTCVVVVLVIVLIFRFVPRYGQRYMVIYIGICSLTGSLTVMGVKAVGIALKLSFEGKNQFKYFQTWLFTVFVTIFCLLQLNYLNKALDTFNTAVVSPVYYVMFTTLTILASMIMFKDWDHQNATQIITELCGFVTILSGTFLLHKTKDMGNSPTTSNILLPKTTKDTESKPTGETPKLMDEV